In the genome of Neomonachus schauinslandi unplaced genomic scaffold, ASM220157v2 HiC_scaffold_287, whole genome shotgun sequence, the window GGCGGGAGGGGAGGAGCCTGCCCCTGCAGCCCACACCATCTGCCCTGCGGCTACCCTCAGCCACCCCGAACTTCACTGCCCCGCGGAGGGTGGAGGACATCCCAGCCCCCGCTGACCTCACCCAGAGGGGCTACTACCTCACGCTGATGGCCCACCGGTCGCTCTACCCGGGCAACCAGCCTGGGAACCAGCTCCGGGTCCTCCGTGTTGGCAATGATACCGGCTGCTTCCCGGCCAAACGGGGCTGCAACACCCCCCTGCCGGGCCCGGGCCCCTACCGGTGagctacccctccccccaccccccgggccccAACCTGCGCCTGGGGCAGCTCCCAGCTGAGGGCAGGGCGGCCTTGGGGAATTCTGCCTTCTTTCTCCAGCAGAGGGCCCCCCTCTTGGGCCTCTGCTCCCATGGGCCTTCTGGGCCCCGCAGGTGGTTTCCCCTTCCAGGCAGGGGGTGCCGCAGCCCCATCTCCCCTCACTCAGGGCTTGATTCACTGATGTTGGGTGCTGGGGATCTAGACCGTTCCACACACACTTCCTAAATGAGGACattaaggcccagagaggctgagagaTGCACCCAAGGCTACACAGCTGGGAAATGTCACAGCTGGAATCGGAGCCCCTTCTGGTGGGTTCTAAGGCAGGCTTTTAGGCCCAGTCTCCGCTCCTTCCCCCCCACTCTCCAGGCACTGGGAGTCAAGGGGTCAGACTGACAGGGGCCAGGGCCAGAGGCCTCACCCCCAGTCCTGGGTCTCCTCCTCAGAGTGAAGTTCCTGGTGATGAGGGACAGGGGACCTGTGGCTGAGACAGAGTGGTCCAGCGAGACCCGCCTGCAGCAAGGTATGGGAGCGGCCAAATGAGCAGGTCAAACACTGGGGCTGGGGACCCCGGGGCCTGGGGGGCTCCCGAggatgggctgggctggggggaaTGGGCCACCCCGCCATCAGAGACACCATTACCACCCTGCTGTCTGCAGGTGCCCTCCCCCAGCGTGGGGGCCCCCAGCTGGGGCGAGGGATGGTTGGTCTGGAGGCTGGTCCAGGTCCCCCTGCTCAGGTCAggtctctcctccctgcccttctctgcctgcctGGGGGACCCCCCTCCTGACCCTCAGCTGAGGCACTGCAGGCTGCCCCAGGGCCCCAAAGCGCGGGCGCCATGGTCATCATTGCCATTTTGTCGGTCCTGCTGGCTGTCCTCCTCACTGCCCTCCTTGCTCTGCTTATTTACACCTGGTAAGTGGACAGGGTCTGGGCcccctgggaggggtggggtctCTGACAGGGACCAACTcttatgcccctccccctccctgcccagaagACAGCAGGtcatgggggtgtgtgtgcatgcatgaacCCCTCCTCCTTTGTCCCTCTCTGCCTGCGTATTGCCCGGGTGGGGGACGGTGGTGGCAGGGGCGTGCCCACGCTCTCGGAGAGCTCACCACTCGCCCCCTGGCGGCAACAGCCGGAATTGCGAGTGGGGGGCTCACAGCGGACCCTCCAGTGGGATACACCCAAGTAGCGGAGAATTGCTTTTAGTCCGAGAGCTGAGCTTTGCCTCAAAACTTCATCCAGAGCTCGGATGCCGGAGCCTGGTGAACCGGGGGTGCCCGCAAGGCTTCCTAGAGGAAAGTGGAAGTCTGGCGTCTGGGTCGgatctggggaggaggggaggagagcagttctgggagggagagggggtgtctggggtgggggaggatttCTGGCAGCCAGGCAAGCCCGGGTCTTGATTCCCAGCTGAGGAAAAGGGCTGTGTCCTGAGAGCCAGAGGGAGCCAGTGGAGGGCTTGGATCAGGGGAGATGGGCAGATCCTGGGGTGCAGGGAGTAGAGGAGAGTGGGGGCGCTGGGAGGGCACAGCTGGATTTGTGAAGTTTAGAGGAATAGCCCAGTTCCCTTTGGTTAAGCCAGCCTGGCCAgtgaagcctcagtttccccaatgcTCCTATGCCTAGAGCTCCAAGCTGTGGGACTTGGATCAGGCCCTAAGTtcatcttctctcccctcccctcaagcTATGACACCCGTGGGAGCACTCCCATTTCGGGCCCTGAGCAGTCGGTGTACGTGAGAAGATACGACACTCACCACGTGATCAGCCTTCCGGCCGTGGAGGACTCCTGAAGGGTCCTCATCtgcccctcagcctcctccctggtcCAGGCTACAGATCCTGGGCTGGGGACACGCCCTGCCTTTTCTGGAGCCCCGGGGAAGAGAGTGCTTCCaagtgagggtgggggaagggtgtcCTTAGCCCCAAATTGTGCCTGTCCTTGTCAGAAATAAATGTCCCCAGCACGCCCCTGCACATCTGTGTTGTTGTACACCTGAGCAGTCTCCCTGAACCCCTATCCCCAGCttccctggggcaggggcaggtacTCAGGAGGATATAGCACCAGGGGTGAGACCTGGGGTCCTAGGCTGGCTGAGTCATCTGGGTCCAGGTAAGCTTCTCTTCTGGCCTCAAGTCTCCCTCTCTGGAACATGAGGATGATTACACTGGCCTCACTGGGCCGAGGTTACACTAAACCAGTGAGGTCGATGTGTACATCCTGTCCTGCGAGTGTCCAGCACTGGCTGTCCATCCCCCCAGCATCCTCCCTGTGGTCCCCTCTCCAGCTGGCCCTCCCTGTGGCCCCCCTCTGGCTGGAGGGCTTAGAGCCTCCAAGCTTCACACCCAGCCCGAGGCTCACTCTGGGCGTGGGGGGCAGGTCGTGCAGGTGAAGCTGACCCTGGCCCCAAATCTAATTCTGGGGTGTCCAGCATTTATGATCATCAGCCCCACTCTGGGCCAGGCTCCGCAGGGTGGGAGATGCCCCATGCAGGGTCCTGCCCTCAAGCTGCCGCGTGCTgtaggggggaggagaggaacacCAGCACTTCAAGGAATGGAGGGAATGCAGGTGCCAGAGATCCAGAAGAGGCTTTCTGGGCAGGTGTGGCCTTGGAGAAGGAGCAGGCCTGTGCCAGGCGATGCAGGAAGGGTGCGCAGGTGgggggaacagcatgtgcaaaggcctggagCCACCAGGGGCTGGTGGATGGGCAGGTTTGGGGTGGCTTGAGGATAGGGTAAGGGAtggcagggaggctggagggcAGCCTGTGCACATGCCTCTGGGGccgggggcagggaaggaaggtgcTGGCTCGGTGCCCAGGTGCCTCTCTCTGGGAGGTGCAAATGGCCCTAATTGGTTTACTAGCCGGTGCAGACACATCCGGATCCTGCTCTGGAGGAAATGCTCACATGATCACGGGGGAgccgggctgggaggggcagggaggggaggggggccaaAAAGGCTCCCACCCCCTGCCTAGGTCAGCCTCGGCCTCTCCATAGCCTTTGTGGAGCAGCCAAGAGCCCCAACCCTGGGGCTGGGTGACTCTGGACACATCGCTTaccctctctggtcctcagtttccctctATGTAAAAAGcgggggttggggcacctgggtggctcagtcgttaagcgcctgcctttggctcgggtcatgatcccagggtcctgggattgagccctgcatcgggctccctgctcagctgggagtctgcttctccctctccctctccccctgcttgtgttccctcttttgctgtgtctctctctgtcaaataaataaataataaaaaaaaacataaaaaaaaaagcaggggttGAGCTGGGTGACTAAGGTCCTCGCTGCACAAACCGATGCCCTGTAGGGTCAAGcctggcaggaaacagatggcaagCTGTTTGGCAGGGCAATTGAGAACATTTACAAAGGTGTGGTCAGCATGCTAAGGGAGCCAACAGGAGAGGGCCCTGACCCAGGCCACCCAGCGCTCCTGTACCTGAGGGGCCCACGGGAGGGAGTAGGTGTTTCCAGAGCCAGTGAGCAGGAGTCCTGGGGGAGGGTCTGCCCAGCAGGATGCAACCACCAGAGGGAGCGGGGTttcggggcgggggcgggggggagaaatACCCCTTATGCTGGTGGCTCCAAATGACCTCACcgaaccagaagccagagggcagggggctCTGGGGGGTGTGGTTCGTGACCAGCCTCCTGGGACCGGAGCAGGACAGAGACGGGCCAAGAATGGCTCACAGGATTACTAGGGTCTGTTTTACTCACAGCACTTCTGACACCAACCAATTCTCCCAGTCTCTGGACACGAACTGGGCGTGCTAGGAtccaattctgacactacctggaGTTGGTGCAGACCCCACAGGTAAAGGGCTCGGCCCCCTAAGACTGcccccccacttcagacaccgGTAACAAGCCCTGGGTGCCCAGGATAGCCACACTTCTGTCCGACTCAGCTACAACACAGGGACTCCCACGACCCCATCCTCAGATTGGATGATTTGCTAGaacggctcacagaactcaggaaaacagtttacttaccATACCGGGTTATAAGGGCTACAACTCAGGAGCAGCCGACTAGAAGAGATGCATAGGCTGAGGTAGGGGGGAAGGGTGTGGAGCTTGCATGCCCTCACTGggtgcaccaccctcccagcGTGTTCAGTAACCCaaaagctctctgaaccccatcatCTACGGTCTTTGTGGGGGTTCCCTCACGTCggcacgattgattaaatcactggccattggtgatgGAACTCAACTTCCAGCCCCTCATTATGAGGGTCACCTCATTCACGTGGACTCAGGTGTGGTTGCATGGAGCATGTTACAAAACAAAAGATGttcgaggtgcctgggtggctcagtcagttgggcgtctgactcttgatttcggctcaggtcgtgatctcagggttgtgagatcaagcccagtgtcaggctccacgtccagcctgcttaagattctctctctccctctgcccctaccctacCCCCCATACTctttcactcaaaaaaaaaaaaagatgttcttgtCACCTCTAACATTCAAaaaattctaagagttttaggagctttgtgccagGAATCAGGAacaaagatcaaatatatatttcttattatatcatgATATCATAGAAGGGCACAGGCCACCTTTGTGCGAATCCTGTGGAATCAGACCCTTCCCCATCTTTGTGGTCTCCAGACCAGACGGAAGGGCAGACAGATGATCTTAAAGTCCTGtgtcaggggctcctgggtggctcagttggttaggcgactgccttcggctcaggtcatgatcctggagtcccgggatcgagtcccgcatcaggctccctgctcggcggggagtctgcttctccctctggccctcccccctctcatgtgctctctctctctctctcattctctctctttcaaagaaaaaaaaaaagtcctgtgcCAGACAGAGGGCTGCCTGAGGCCAGAGTGGGGGCATGCAGAGGGGACTCTGCAGGAGCCCATCCCTGAGTCTTGGAGGACAGGGACTCTGGCTACCTCTGAATGGATATTCCAGAGGTCCCCAAGCCACCATATGACCCCCGTAGCCAAACCTAGAGCTGCCCTCTGACCCCGTACCTCCTCCTGGTTCCCTGGTCCTCCAGCCCCCAGGTCAAAtggattttctgatttttctaagaAAGCTGGCTTCTGTTCTGGGTTTGGGCTCAGGAcaggaaaaggacaaaaatggagcagaaaggagaagggagggagggaatgtgTGTCAGGGATGGGGACTGCTCGCAGCCTGTTGCTTCAGCCCAGCCGGTCCAGAGAGACTCCCCCACCACCCCGGGCCCCCAAGCCCACGGGCCCTGCTCCCAGTGCCTTTCACAGCCTCCAGTCTCCCCATCTCCATGTCCTGGCCCCCATCCAGACCCCAGTTGTCCCCAGCAGCAGGAACCCAGGTGGCCCAGCGGACAGTCATGGGGAATCAGGCAGCTCCCCACTACTCCCTGCAAGTGTGCGTTTGCACCCCATCTCTGGCGTGGGACCTAGGGCTCTGCTGGGAACGCTGGCTGACACAGAGAGGTCTGAAggcctgggggtgctgggagCCAGGCAGGTAGGAAGGGCGATGAGGCCCTGGGGAGGATCAGCTAGTCCTGGAGTCCGGGGCTGGGCTGCTTCTGCATCTGACCCCACCAACTTAAGCTTCCTGGGGGCTGTTTCCACCCTGGAGCACAAAAATGCAACCCCACTTGAGAGACAGGTCTCTCCGGGGTCCCAGCCACCCAAATGGGAGGCCTCTCCCCAGGAGGACAGTCCAGCCAAGGGAGTGGTTTCCTCCACTGTCCCAGGACCCGCTGGTGAGTCCCAGACCAAGAAGCAGGTGCTCCTGGGGTCCCCCTGGAGACGTGCTGTTGCAGGAGCCAGAAACTCTGCTTGCTGGGTGGGTTGGAGCTGCCCACAGTCAGGTCCGAGGTCCTTGTGCCATCCTGATGGCCCGAGAGCTCACGCATGATGTTCCCCTTGCCCTCCTGCTGCTGTTCCCGCCTCCCGCCACCTTCACGGGGAGCCCAAACCCTCCTGGTCATTCAAGCCCAGCTTGAATGTCGCCCTTCTTCTTGTGGCCTCCTGTGACCCCTTCCACTGCAAATTATTTGTCCCTCCCCCAAATCTCAAGGACTCCAAGAAAATCTCCTGGTTGCTCACAAAGGGGGGTCCCCATCCATCCCTGGTGGGGTGAAGGGGCCAGGAGAGACAGATGCAGAGCAGTGGAAACAGACAGGAGACTCAGCCTTGTCAGCCACCCCGGTCCCTCcaacccagcccagcccagccagtGCCACACACAGAGGGTGCGGTGAGTCAGAGAAGGGGCTGACTCTCACACAGCACCTACTGGGTACCAGGAACTGGTCCGAACAATTCTGATGTGAACCCCCAAATCCTCTGGCAAGCCCCTgatagcctcattttacagatgaagaaatggacgCATGGTGAGGGCCATCAGGGGAGGAAACACGGGGGAAGGGAACCcagctgggggatgggggtgggcagggagggtctCAGAGCTccgctgcaggggtggggggagggctgcaggggtcttggaggggaggcaggggtgccCAGCTCTCCCACCCCGCCTCTGACCTGCACAGCAGCCTGGATGGTCCCCTTAccttccccagctcccacccccagcttccgCAGCAGGAAGATGAGGCCAGGCTTTTCCACCGCTTTCTGAAAGGTTCAGGAGGTTAATGAGAGCAAAGCACGGAACTCCACTCAGGAGATGAACTTCTGGGAAGTCAGGAACCTGGATCTGGGCTGAAGGCCAAGGGTGGGGTGGGCGACCGCACCTCTGGTCTCGGAGCCTGACTGCCCTTGGCCCCAGGGCCATAGCTCGGCCCCTCTGACCGGCCACGGGGCACCCCCGGGGAGTCTCCAAGAATGTCAGAgacctcttctctccccttggCTCACCTGCTCCTACCAGGGTTGTTTGGGAGGTGGGCTGACACAACTTTGGTTGTCCCTATATGCCCTGCGCCGAGCCTAAGGCTCAGTTGGCAGGGGTGAAGGGGTGAACAGGTTCTGACCCTGGAGGGATGCCGGGCCTGCATTAAGGACCCAAGACGTTAAAGGCAGCAGACAAACTGGACCTTGAGTCTACATCTTCAGGCTTGGTCCCCAGGGCGGGGACGTTCATCTCTAGATcttcctctgtgtccccagctgtCTGCTGCGCTCCCCAGGCTGCATGTTGGGCACTGGGGGCAGGAACAGCTTAGCCACAGTCCCTGTCCTATGGCAGGGGAAGGGTGGCCAGGACAGAGGGACAGACCCCAAGTAGACAGTTCTGAAGTGCCATGAGAGGAGCTCATGGAACAGTTTTGTGTCCTCTTCGGGGTAAGGAAGGGCTCTGTGTTTGCCGACCAATCCAGGGGGCCCTTCAGCTGTGACAGGGGGGCCCTGGGAGTTGCCCTGCTCTGCCCAACAAGGCTGAAGTAGCTGGAGTTTCCACTACTAGGCCGCTGGGGGGAGGTAGAGGGGCCATCTGGTGGGTCCACTGGGGAGAGGGGTGTGAAATGCCCAAGGAGGGGCCCTAAGAGTTGACCTGTTCAGGATTCTACCCTCAGACCCCGCGATTCTGCTCAAAGGTATTTCCCTGAGAGAAGGGAGCGCTTGTGTCGCTCAGAAGACACGTGAAGAACTTAGTTCAGAGCAGCCTTATCCGTGACCGCCCCAGGCTGAGCACAGCGCAGGCGTCCCTCCACAGGCGAAGGGAGAAGGAGATCGTGGGAAG includes:
- the LOC123323712 gene encoding uroplakin-3b-like protein 1, which codes for SSVCPPPAPERISYVPQLASPTLAGTLTQSTFTLEQPSGQFSHLNISDLDAIWLVVAHSNATPNFTAPRRVEDIPAPADLTQRGYYLTLMAHRSLYPGNQPGNQLRVLRVGNDTGCFPAKRGCNTPLPGPGPYRVKFLVMRDRGPVAETEWSSETRLQQAEALQAAPGPQSAGAMVIIAILSVLLAVLLTALLALLIYTCYDTRGSTPISGPEQSVYVRRYDTHHVISLPAVEDS